The Candidatus Woesearchaeota archaeon genome segment CCCTGATGCGGTGGCACATCATCGACATCCTGTGCAGGGAAGGCTGCCTGTTGAACAATGCAATATCCCCGTCCATGAGATGCCTTTCTACTGTATAGCCTGGCTGTATCTCCTCTAAGGAAGCTTCTTTTGTCTCTTCTGTAATCTTTTTCTTCTTGCCGTCGGGCCTTATTATGTAATTAGCTCCCGGATATTTGCCCGGGCCGCGCTCGATGAATTTCTTCAAATGCTCTGTGTTCCACTCATTTACTTTCTCTGGAATGGTGAGCTTCATGGCCATAACCTTCGGAACGCCGACCTCGTTCAGCCTGAGCATGGGATCGGGGCTGATTACTGTCCTGGCGGAGAAATTTGTCCTTTTTCCTGCCAAGTTGTGCCTTATCCTGCCCTCTTTGCTCTTAATCCTTTCGGTTATAGTCTTCAGCGGCTGTCCGGAGCGATGCCTGGCGGGCGGAAGCTGGGCTATATTATTGTCGAAGAATGTTGTGATATGGTACTGAAGCAGATCCCACAAGTCCTCTATAATAATTTCAGGAGCGCCTGCATTGATGTTCTCGAACAGCCTTTGGTTTATCCTTACTATGTCTCCCAGCTTATGGGTAAGGTCGTCTTCTGAGCGCTCCCCTGACTCCAGCGTTATGGACGGCCTCATGGTTACGGGAGGGATGGACATCACTGTCAGGACCATCCACTCGGGCCTTACATACCTTGGGTTCATGCCGAAAAGGAACACATCTTCGTCTGGAATCTTTTCCAGCCTTACCCTCAGCTCTATGGGATTCAGGCGCTTCTCATTTTCGAGTATGGTTGTCGGCTTTTCCAGGCTTATCTTCTGTTGCTTGGCTTTGCAGTGGGGGCACTTGTTTATGGTCTTCAGGGAAGTGATTATTTTCCTGATATGCTTCCTCCTCGCCTCTATTCCTGACTCTTTTTCAATAGCGTCAAGCTCCTGCTTTGCTTTTGAGATCCTTTGCTGGGGAATCAAAACCCTGCCGCATTCCCTGCATGTGCTCTGCAGCATATTGTAGATAAGGTTGATGAACTTTACATGGATAACAGGCCTGGCAAGCTCTATATAGCCGAAGTGGCCTGAGCATTCCTTTAACTTAGAGCCGCATGTTTTGCATTTCAGCCCGGGATCTATCACCCCAAGCCTTATATCCATCAGGCCGCCGTCTACAGGATAGCCTTCCTTGTCGTACAGCTCGGGAGTAACTACTTTAGCTGCGGCCATCCTCTTTATCATCTTTGGGGAAAAGACAGAAAACCTTATATTGCCGACTTTCTTGCTTACATAGGGCTCTGGCGCCTCTATCTTTTCCTCTTCCTGCTCTTCTTCAGATTTTTCCTCTTCCTTTTTTTCCTCTTCCTTTGCCATGCTAAAAAACCTTTAGTATTTTGATTTAAGGTTGAGCTTGGGGTATATGCCAAGGCTCTTAAATTCATCAAGTATGAGCTTGAAAGCGTAGCTGATCTCTATGTCGCTTATCTCTACATTATCGCCGCAGATTGCGCAGTAGCTCCTGTTCTTGAACTCGTCCCTTACAGCTATTAGGCCACAATTTTCACATACAGGCACTACAGTCTTGTCTGAGTCAAACCTTTCCTTGAGCAGCAATGAAGCCCCGTGCGCGACAAACGTATCCTTTTCCATCTCTCCCAGCCTTAGACCCCCTTCCTTTGCCCTGCCTTCTGTCGGCTGCCTAGTGAGCAGCTGGATAGGCCCGCGGGCCCTTGCATGAAGCTTGTTAGCGACCATGTGCTTGAGTTTCAGGTAATACATGTTGCCGACGTATATCTTTGCCTGCAGCCTTTCACCTGTCTCGCCGTTATAGAAGGTTTCTGTGCCGTTTTCCCTGAGGCCTGCTTCAAGGAGCTCTTTCCTCAGGCTTTCTTCGGGTTCGGCGTCAAATGTTGTGCCGTTGATGTACCTGCCGGACAATGAGCCTATTTTGCCGCCTACAAGCTCTATCAAGTGTGCTATGGTCATTCTGGATGGTATGCCGTGAGGGGAGAATATTATATCCGGCACTATGCCCGAGCTGCTGAAAGGCATGTCTTCTGGGCTTGCGATAAGGCCGACAACTCCCTTCTGGCCGTGCCTTGACGTGAACTTGTCACCTATCTCGGGTATTCTTGAATCTCTTACGCGCACCTGTATCAGCCTGTTTCCTTCCTCGTTTTCCGTAAGCAAAACCGAATCGACAACTCCCTTCTCGCCGTGCCTCAGGGAAGCTGAGCTTTCCCTTCTTGTGGATGATGCTATGCTGTATTCGTCCAGGGAT includes the following:
- a CDS encoding DNA-directed RNA polymerase subunit A', whose protein sequence is MAKEEEKKEEEKSEEEQEEEKIEAPEPYVSKKVGNIRFSVFSPKMIKRMAAAKVVTPELYDKEGYPVDGGLMDIRLGVIDPGLKCKTCGSKLKECSGHFGYIELARPVIHVKFINLIYNMLQSTCRECGRVLIPQQRISKAKQELDAIEKESGIEARRKHIRKIITSLKTINKCPHCKAKQQKISLEKPTTILENEKRLNPIELRVRLEKIPDEDVFLFGMNPRYVRPEWMVLTVMSIPPVTMRPSITLESGERSEDDLTHKLGDIVRINQRLFENINAGAPEIIIEDLWDLLQYHITTFFDNNIAQLPPARHRSGQPLKTITERIKSKEGRIRHNLAGKRTNFSARTVISPDPMLRLNEVGVPKVMAMKLTIPEKVNEWNTEHLKKFIERGPGKYPGANYIIRPDGKKKKITEETKEASLEEIQPGYTVERHLMDGDIALFNRQPSLHRMSMMCHRIRVLPGKTLRLNPAVCHPYNADFDGDEMNLHIPQTEESRTEAEILMEVQTQLISPRYGLSVIGCIQDAISGNYILTKMLDFSREDAVDLLISAGITDISSLPRKQNISGKEVFSAILPPDFNFTGHSKFKDEDGSDRVIINSGKLTKGVMDRNNLGEGSGLLLRNIHKKYGKAATIELLGNIFRLGIQVLLRYGFSTTISDTDLPGEAKAKIKGILDNAHSEVDSLIAAFRENRLEAFPGKSPAETLELKILELLNKARNKAGELVAQYASQDSHTMVMAVSGARGNLINLAQMAACVGQQALRGKRIEKGYLKRTLSSFRKGDLRPEARGFISHGFKNGLKPAEFFFGAMTGRDSLMDTALRTPKSGYLYRRLSNAMQDLKVEYDLTVRDSSGKIIQFQYGEDSIDVSKSENGAINVKRIIRTLT